From one Pseudomonas sp. S35 genomic stretch:
- a CDS encoding cation-translocating P-type ATPase has protein sequence MSAPMLTSAEQRSAARQLTLAMLALGLLVLGLVWRWLAPDQTGVSQLLLGVASLLVAVPVMRSAWYSLRFPSLHGITDQLIALAMLGAWATGDLLTAALLPIIMIFGHVLEERSVIGSQEAIHALGKLTRSHARRVQADGSIVEVDNGLLNTGDIVEVRAGDRVPADGVVLSGQASLDTAPITGESVPLEASVGVQVFGGAINLDGLLRLEVTRTGNESTLGKVIALMQNAERSKPPITRLLERYAGSYMVLVLLLAAVTWFVTHDAQAMLAVLVAACPCALVLSAPATAIAGIAVAARHGILIRSSAFLEELADLTSLVVDKTGTLTFGTLRLQSIETSSTDRQALLNLAASLGSASSHPVSRALAGLATQAQQLGLTDIRERQGLGVVAQTEQGEAALGRPELFGQLGIATTAVPNHDGPIAGLALNGQFLAWLLLADSVKPEARQALQELRELGLGRQLLLTGDRQSVADKLALDVGISDVDAQALPEDKLNRVLGEIGSGFRPMVVGDGINDSLALKAGVVGVAMGAGGADIALASADVVLIGSDLRRLGTCVRLSRQCRHTLQVNVIIGLGWTLAIVVFAAFGWLGAAGAMIAAVLHNLSTLLVLGNAGRLLRFHEPLLKLDE, from the coding sequence ATGAGCGCACCTATGTTGACCTCCGCCGAGCAGCGCAGCGCTGCCCGCCAACTCACCCTGGCCATGCTGGCCTTGGGGTTGCTCGTGCTCGGCCTGGTGTGGCGCTGGCTGGCGCCGGACCAGACGGGCGTCAGTCAGCTGTTGCTGGGTGTGGCATCGCTGTTGGTGGCCGTGCCGGTGATGCGTTCGGCGTGGTACAGCCTGCGGTTCCCCAGTTTGCATGGGATCACCGACCAACTTATCGCCCTGGCCATGCTGGGCGCCTGGGCCACCGGCGACCTGCTGACCGCCGCGTTGCTGCCGATCATCATGATCTTCGGCCATGTGCTGGAAGAACGCAGCGTGATCGGCTCCCAGGAGGCGATCCACGCCCTGGGCAAATTGACCCGCAGCCATGCACGGCGGGTGCAGGCCGACGGCAGCATTGTCGAAGTGGATAACGGCCTGTTGAACACCGGCGATATCGTCGAAGTGCGCGCCGGTGACCGCGTGCCTGCCGACGGTGTGGTGCTGTCGGGGCAGGCGAGCCTGGACACGGCGCCGATCACCGGTGAGTCGGTACCGCTGGAAGCCAGTGTCGGTGTGCAGGTATTCGGTGGGGCGATCAACCTCGACGGTCTGCTGCGCCTTGAAGTGACGCGTACCGGCAACGAATCGACCTTGGGCAAGGTCATCGCGCTGATGCAGAACGCCGAGCGGTCCAAGCCGCCGATCACGCGGCTGCTGGAGCGTTATGCGGGCAGCTATATGGTGTTGGTGCTGCTGCTGGCGGCGGTCACCTGGTTTGTGACCCATGATGCCCAGGCGATGCTCGCCGTGCTGGTGGCGGCATGCCCGTGTGCGCTGGTGTTGTCGGCGCCGGCCACGGCGATTGCCGGCATTGCCGTGGCGGCGCGCCATGGGATTCTGATTCGCAGCTCGGCGTTCCTCGAAGAGCTGGCGGATTTGACCTCGCTGGTGGTCGACAAGACCGGCACCCTGACGTTTGGCACGTTGCGTTTGCAGTCCATCGAGACCTCGTCGACGGATCGCCAGGCGCTGCTAAACCTGGCGGCCAGCCTGGGCTCGGCGAGCAGCCACCCGGTCAGCCGCGCGCTGGCGGGGTTGGCGACTCAGGCACAGCAGTTGGGGTTGACTGACATCCGCGAACGCCAGGGTCTGGGCGTGGTGGCCCAGACCGAACAGGGCGAAGCCGCGCTTGGACGGCCGGAGCTGTTCGGGCAATTGGGCATCGCCACCACGGCGGTGCCCAACCATGACGGCCCGATTGCCGGGTTGGCGCTGAACGGGCAATTTCTCGCCTGGCTGCTGTTGGCCGACAGCGTCAAGCCGGAAGCGCGCCAAGCTTTGCAGGAACTGCGCGAGCTGGGACTTGGGCGCCAGTTGCTGTTGACCGGCGACCGTCAGAGCGTGGCCGACAAACTGGCGCTGGATGTAGGCATCAGCGATGTCGACGCCCAGGCGTTGCCCGAGGACAAGCTCAACCGCGTGCTGGGGGAGATCGGCAGCGGCTTCCGGCCAATGGTGGTGGGCGATGGGATCAACGACTCCCTGGCGCTCAAGGCCGGCGTGGTGGGCGTGGCGATGGGGGCGGGCGGGGCGGATATCGCGCTGGCCTCGGCGGACGTGGTGTTGATCGGCAGCGACTTGCGACGGTTGGGCACCTGTGTGCGCTTGAGTCGCCAGTGCCGGCACACGTTGCAGGTCAATGTGATCATCGGTCTGGGCTGGACGCTGGCGATCGTGGTGTTCGCCGCGTTTGGCTGGTTGGGTGCGGCCGGCGCAATGATTGCGGCGGTGTTGCACAACCTCAGCACGCTGCTGGTGCTGGGTAACGCCGGGCGTCTGTTGCGCTTCCACGAGCCGCTGTTGAAGCTCGACGAATAA
- a CDS encoding DNA-binding domain-containing protein, whose amino-acid sequence MRLTDWQLAFEQHLLAPTPDADSGFAATLLGGPTLDVDTGLAIYHNAYIARLQDVLRHDFSAILYWLGDDEFAALTHAYVRRYPSAHFSLRWLGERFATFIHEHLVAEQSMALAELAQLEWAFTLAFDAPQGEPLALSDMALLQPEDWPGLQFALTPSVQQRLCHFNSVALWRASKDGVDFPGSHSLELPQICLVWRHQNGCHYRSLEPAEAFALMGMVTTGWTFAELCEQLAVTYAEGAPLQAVTWLKQWVQDGLLERRAP is encoded by the coding sequence ATGCGCCTGACCGATTGGCAGTTGGCCTTCGAACAGCATTTATTGGCCCCAACGCCTGACGCCGACAGTGGCTTCGCCGCCACCTTGTTGGGTGGGCCGACGCTGGATGTCGACACCGGCCTGGCGATCTACCACAACGCCTATATCGCGCGGTTGCAGGACGTGTTGCGGCATGACTTCAGCGCCATCCTCTATTGGCTGGGGGATGATGAGTTTGCGGCGCTGACCCACGCGTATGTGCGCCGTTACCCGTCGGCCCATTTCAGCCTGCGTTGGTTGGGCGAACGGTTTGCGACGTTTATCCACGAGCACTTGGTGGCCGAGCAAAGTATGGCGCTGGCGGAACTGGCCCAGCTGGAGTGGGCGTTTACCCTGGCGTTCGATGCGCCGCAAGGTGAGCCGTTGGCCCTGAGTGACATGGCGCTGCTGCAGCCCGAAGATTGGCCGGGTTTGCAGTTCGCCCTGACGCCGTCCGTGCAGCAGCGTTTGTGCCACTTCAACAGCGTGGCCCTCTGGCGTGCCAGCAAGGATGGGGTGGATTTCCCCGGCAGCCATTCCCTGGAACTCCCCCAGATCTGCCTGGTATGGCGCCATCAGAATGGCTGCCACTACCGCAGCCTGGAACCCGCAGAAGCCTTTGCCCTGATGGGCATGGTGACGACCGGTTGGACCTTTGCCGAACTGTGCGAACAACTGGCAGTCACTTATGCAGAGGGTGCGCCGCTGCAGGCTGTTACATGGCTGAAACAGTGGGTCCAGGACGGTTTGCTCGAACGCCGAGCCCCATAG
- a CDS encoding CDP-alcohol phosphatidyltransferase family protein — protein sequence MISIYQLKPRFQNLLRPLVQRLYDNGTTANQITVLAGVISLLVGLLIASFAHHLWLFALIPLWMIARMALNAIDGMLAREFGQQSRLGAYLNELCDVIADSALILPFALIPGVSLAPVLLVALLAVFSEYAGVLGPMVGVSRRYDGPMGKSDRAFVLGVLATGVALGWLGAGWVDTVMWLVAALLAYTLVNRVRQGLKETPSPSA from the coding sequence ATGATTTCGATCTATCAGCTCAAACCGCGTTTTCAAAACCTGCTGCGGCCGCTCGTGCAGCGCCTCTACGACAACGGCACCACCGCCAACCAGATCACCGTGCTGGCCGGGGTGATTTCCCTGCTGGTGGGCCTGCTGATCGCCAGCTTCGCCCACCACCTGTGGCTGTTTGCGCTGATCCCGCTGTGGATGATTGCGCGCATGGCCCTCAATGCCATCGACGGCATGCTCGCCCGGGAATTCGGCCAACAGTCGCGCCTGGGCGCCTACCTCAACGAACTGTGCGACGTGATTGCCGACAGCGCGCTGATCCTGCCCTTTGCGCTGATCCCTGGCGTGAGCCTGGCGCCGGTGTTGCTGGTGGCGTTGCTCGCGGTGTTCAGCGAATACGCCGGTGTGCTCGGGCCTATGGTCGGCGTTTCGCGGCGCTACGACGGGCCGATGGGCAAAAGTGATCGGGCCTTTGTACTCGGCGTGCTGGCCACTGGCGTGGCGCTGGGCTGGCTCGGCGCGGGTTGGGTCGACACGGTGATGTGGCTGGTCGCCGCCCTGCTCGCCTACACCCTGGTCAACCGTGTACGCCAAGGCCTGAAAGAAACCCCTTCCCCTTCTGCATAA
- the cfaB gene encoding C17 cyclopropane fatty acid synthase CfaB, translated as MLAQLPPALQNLQLPLRLRLWDGHEFNLGPEPSVTIVVKDPTVVSQLTHPTLDALGEAFVEGKLELEGSISEVIRVCDELSHALIEDDGGSHPVRSIHDKATDAAAISYHYDLSNAFYQLWLDQDMAYSCGYFETGSESIDQAQQDKFRHLCRKLRLQPGEYLLDVGCGWGGLARFAAREFGVKVFGITLSKEQLALARERVKAEGLADQVDLQLLDYRDLPQDGRFDKVVSVGMFEHVGHANLAQYCQTLFGAVREGGLVMNHGITAKHTDGRPVGRGAGEFIERYVFPNGELPHLAMMTAEISEVGLEVVDVESLRLHYARTLDHWSERLEDNLEAAAKLVPAQALRIWRLYLAGCAYAFARGWINLHQILAVKPHADGSHELPWTREDLYR; from the coding sequence ATGCTCGCGCAACTTCCACCGGCCTTACAGAATCTTCAGCTACCGCTGCGTCTGCGACTCTGGGACGGCCATGAATTCAACCTGGGCCCCGAGCCCAGCGTGACCATCGTGGTGAAGGACCCCACGGTCGTCTCGCAACTGACCCATCCCACGCTCGACGCATTGGGTGAAGCCTTCGTCGAGGGCAAACTGGAGTTGGAAGGCTCCATCAGTGAAGTGATCCGGGTCTGTGATGAGCTGAGCCATGCCCTGATCGAGGACGATGGCGGCAGCCATCCGGTGCGCTCGATCCACGACAAGGCTACGGACGCCGCGGCCATTTCCTACCATTACGACCTGTCCAATGCCTTCTACCAGCTGTGGCTGGACCAGGACATGGCGTACTCCTGCGGTTATTTCGAAACCGGCAGCGAATCCATCGACCAAGCCCAACAAGACAAATTCCGTCACCTGTGCCGCAAGCTGCGCTTGCAGCCGGGCGAGTATTTGCTGGATGTCGGCTGCGGCTGGGGCGGGCTGGCGCGGTTTGCGGCGCGGGAGTTCGGGGTGAAAGTGTTTGGCATCACCCTGAGCAAGGAGCAGTTGGCATTGGCTCGCGAACGGGTAAAAGCCGAGGGCCTGGCGGATCAGGTCGACCTGCAACTGCTCGACTACCGCGACCTGCCCCAGGACGGCCGTTTCGACAAAGTGGTGAGCGTGGGCATGTTCGAACACGTCGGCCACGCCAACCTGGCGCAGTATTGCCAGACCCTGTTCGGCGCGGTGCGTGAAGGTGGCCTGGTGATGAACCACGGCATCACCGCCAAGCACACCGACGGCCGCCCGGTAGGCCGAGGCGCAGGTGAGTTTATCGAACGTTACGTGTTCCCCAACGGCGAGCTGCCGCACCTGGCGATGATGACCGCCGAGATCAGCGAAGTCGGGTTGGAAGTGGTCGACGTCGAAAGCCTGCGCTTGCACTACGCACGCACCCTGGACCATTGGAGCGAGCGCCTGGAAGACAACCTGGAAGCCGCGGCGAAGCTGGTGCCGGCACAGGCGTTGCGGATCTGGCGGCTCTACCTCGCGGGTTGTGCGTATGCGTTTGCGCGGGGTTGGATCAACCTGCACCAGATCCTCGCGGTCAAACCCCATGCCGATGGCAGCCATGAACTGCCGTGGACGCGCGAGGATCTGTACCGCTGA
- a CDS encoding DUF692 domain-containing protein: MSASLPSLGYGLGLRSEYYQQILEQSPAVDWFEVISENYLVQGGKALYFLDAIAERYPLVMHGVSLSIGGPHALDSDYLKQIKQLAERIQPAWVSDHLCWSRGSAHQLHDLLPLPYTKESLYHVAGRVRQVQDVLQRPLVLENVSSYVRAKADEFTEWEFLNALAHLSGCQLLLDVNNVYVSSRNHGFDAWTFIRNLPQESIRQLHLAGHVDYGDYVVDTHDHPVCDPVWALYQQTLEHLGPVSTLLERDDHFPPFEELLTELSKARELGATALARRAACA; encoded by the coding sequence ATGTCCGCTTCCCTTCCAAGTCTGGGTTACGGCCTGGGTTTACGCAGTGAGTACTACCAGCAGATCCTGGAACAATCGCCGGCCGTGGATTGGTTCGAGGTGATCTCCGAGAATTATCTGGTGCAGGGCGGCAAAGCCTTGTACTTCCTGGACGCGATAGCCGAGCGTTATCCCCTGGTGATGCACGGGGTGTCCTTGTCCATTGGCGGGCCGCACGCCCTCGATAGCGACTACCTGAAACAGATCAAACAGCTCGCCGAGCGTATCCAGCCGGCCTGGGTTTCCGATCACCTGTGCTGGAGCCGCGGCAGTGCGCACCAGTTGCATGACCTGCTGCCGCTACCCTACACCAAAGAAAGCCTCTACCACGTGGCCGGTCGCGTACGCCAAGTGCAGGACGTGTTGCAGCGCCCGCTGGTGCTGGAAAACGTCTCCAGCTACGTGCGCGCCAAGGCGGATGAATTCACCGAGTGGGAATTTCTCAACGCCCTGGCCCATCTGTCGGGGTGCCAGTTGTTGCTCGACGTGAACAATGTGTACGTCAGCTCGCGCAACCACGGCTTCGATGCCTGGACCTTTATTCGCAACCTGCCGCAAGAAAGCATCCGCCAACTGCACCTGGCCGGGCATGTGGACTATGGCGACTACGTGGTCGATACCCACGATCATCCGGTGTGTGATCCGGTGTGGGCGCTGTATCAACAGACCCTGGAACACCTGGGGCCGGTTTCGACGCTGCTGGAGCGTGATGACCATTTCCCGCCGTTCGAAGAGCTGCTCACCGAGTTGAGCAAGGCACGCGAACTCGGCGCCACGGCCTTGGCCAGGAGAGCGGCATGCGCCTGA
- a CDS encoding protease modulator HflK, with product MTERDSPDSPWIQAGRLTFMALYAVTVLAALAWAFSNVRQIDPQNRAVVLHFGALDRIQNAGLLLAWPQPFEQVVLLPAADRVIERRVDNLLRSDAAVQADRVASFATPLSDALAGSGYLLTGDAGVVQLDVRVFYKVTEPYSFVLQGAHVLPALDRLVTRSAVALTAARDLDTILVARPELIGSDNGAAERRERLRGDLVQGINQRLAALTGSGLGLGIEVTRVDVQSSLPGPAVNAFNAVLTASQQADKAVANARTDAEKLTQTANQEADRVVQVAHAQASERLANAKAQTATVASLAQVKDPGLLLRLYRERLPKILGQAGSVTTVDPKDDSRLIIQGAEQ from the coding sequence ATGACCGAGCGTGACAGCCCGGACAGCCCGTGGATCCAGGCCGGGCGCCTGACCTTCATGGCGCTGTACGCGGTGACGGTGTTGGCGGCGTTGGCCTGGGCGTTTTCCAATGTGCGCCAGATCGACCCGCAGAACCGCGCCGTGGTGCTGCACTTCGGCGCCCTCGACCGCATTCAGAATGCGGGCTTGCTGTTGGCCTGGCCGCAGCCGTTCGAGCAGGTGGTGTTGCTGCCCGCCGCCGACCGTGTGATCGAGCGTCGAGTAGACAACCTGCTGCGTTCCGATGCGGCGGTGCAGGCCGACCGCGTGGCCAGTTTCGCCACGCCGCTGAGCGATGCGCTGGCCGGTTCCGGTTACCTGCTGACCGGCGATGCCGGGGTGGTGCAACTGGATGTGCGGGTGTTCTACAAGGTCACCGAACCGTACTCCTTTGTGTTGCAGGGCGCGCACGTGTTGCCGGCCTTGGATCGCCTGGTCACGCGCAGCGCCGTGGCCCTGACGGCAGCGCGGGACCTGGACACGATTCTGGTGGCGCGCCCCGAACTGATCGGCAGCGACAACGGCGCCGCCGAACGTCGCGAGCGGTTACGCGGTGATCTGGTGCAAGGCATCAATCAGCGGCTGGCGGCGTTGACCGGCAGCGGCTTGGGCTTGGGTATCGAAGTCACGCGCGTGGATGTGCAATCGAGTTTGCCGGGCCCGGCGGTGAACGCGTTCAATGCGGTGCTGACGGCCAGCCAGCAAGCCGATAAAGCCGTAGCCAACGCGCGTACCGACGCCGAAAAGCTCACCCAAACCGCCAACCAGGAGGCGGATCGCGTGGTGCAGGTGGCCCACGCCCAGGCCAGCGAGCGCTTGGCCAATGCCAAGGCGCAAACCGCCACGGTCGCCAGCCTCGCCCAGGTCAAAGACCCAGGTTTGCTGTTGCGGCTTTACCGCGAGCGCCTGCCGAAGATTCTCGGCCAGGCGGGCTCCGTGACCACGGTCGACCCTAAAGACGACTCCCGCTTGATCATCCAGGGAGCCGAGCAATGA
- the cls gene encoding cardiolipin synthase, producing the protein MDFFGPHLLAYFIATLHFLGTLAAIHAVLTVRTAQGSIAWALSLMFMPYLTLIPYLIFGRSTFDAYIQARRQANQEMHTAITELNWRPWVEEALAARNSSAYASLRAMPKLGRMPCLANNEVRLLVNGDATFSAIFDAIRHAKTAVLFQFFIIHDDDLGQQLHALLKEKAAQGVSIYVLYDRIGSHALPHRYVQSLRDAGVQVKAFATRSGWLNRFQVNFRNHRKIVVVDGLTGFVGGHNVGDEYLGKKPPLAPWRDTHVQVTGPVVACLQESFAEDWFWAARELPPLILPDAYPEDGVLCQLLASGPADPYETCSLFFVEAIHAATERVWITSPYFIPDEAVFAALRLAVLRGVDVRLLLPSRPDHRIVYAASSLYAIEAVRAGVRVFRYTPGFLHQKVVLVDSEISAIGSANMDNRSFRLNFEVMLLTVDEAFAKEVEQMLLDDFALAHEVSQEESRETRRLQQLGMRVARLISPIL; encoded by the coding sequence ATGGATTTCTTTGGCCCGCACCTGCTCGCCTACTTCATTGCCACGTTGCACTTTCTCGGGACACTGGCCGCGATCCATGCGGTGCTGACCGTCAGGACCGCCCAAGGCTCTATCGCCTGGGCCTTGTCGCTGATGTTCATGCCCTACCTCACGCTGATCCCCTACCTGATCTTCGGCCGCAGCACCTTCGACGCGTACATCCAGGCCCGTCGCCAGGCCAACCAGGAAATGCACACCGCCATCACCGAGCTGAACTGGCGCCCCTGGGTCGAAGAGGCCCTGGCCGCGCGCAATTCCAGTGCCTACGCCTCGTTGCGCGCCATGCCCAAACTGGGGCGCATGCCGTGCCTGGCCAACAATGAAGTGCGCCTGCTGGTGAATGGCGACGCCACCTTCAGCGCGATCTTCGACGCGATCCGCCACGCCAAGACGGCGGTGCTGTTTCAATTTTTCATCATTCATGACGACGACCTGGGCCAGCAACTTCATGCGCTGCTGAAGGAAAAAGCCGCCCAAGGCGTGAGCATCTACGTACTCTACGACCGCATCGGCAGCCACGCCCTGCCCCATCGCTATGTGCAATCGCTGCGCGACGCCGGCGTGCAGGTCAAGGCCTTCGCCACCCGCAGCGGCTGGCTCAACCGCTTCCAGGTCAACTTCCGCAACCATCGCAAAATCGTGGTGGTGGATGGCCTCACCGGGTTTGTCGGCGGGCATAACGTGGGTGATGAATACCTGGGCAAGAAACCGCCATTGGCGCCGTGGCGCGATACCCATGTGCAGGTCACGGGCCCGGTGGTGGCGTGCCTGCAGGAATCGTTTGCCGAAGACTGGTTCTGGGCCGCACGGGAACTGCCGCCGCTGATCCTGCCGGACGCGTATCCCGAAGACGGTGTGCTCTGCCAGCTACTCGCCAGCGGCCCGGCCGATCCGTACGAAACCTGCTCGCTGTTTTTTGTCGAGGCCATCCACGCGGCGACCGAGCGGGTGTGGATCACCAGCCCGTATTTCATCCCCGATGAAGCAGTGTTCGCCGCCCTGCGCCTGGCGGTGCTGCGCGGTGTCGACGTACGTCTGCTGCTGCCCTCGCGCCCCGACCATCGCATCGTGTATGCCGCCTCCAGCCTCTACGCCATCGAAGCCGTGCGCGCCGGGGTGCGCGTGTTCCGCTACACGCCGGGCTTTCTGCACCAGAAGGTGGTGTTGGTGGACAGCGAAATCAGCGCCATCGGCAGTGCCAACATGGACAACCGCTCGTTCCGGCTGAATTTTGAAGTGATGTTGCTGACCGTCGATGAAGCCTTCGCCAAGGAAGTCGAACAGATGCTGCTGGACGACTTTGCCCTGGCCCATGAAGTCAGCCAGGAAGAAAGCCGCGAAACCCGGCGCCTGCAGCAACTGGGGATGCGGGTGGCGCGTTTGATCTCACCAATCCTTTAA
- a CDS encoding protease modulator HflK — MQVDLAAEGASVEGLPRFQQGMFHARRLRQAGISLTVLAVGGWVLALFVALFAPLSIWPVVLINCASALLVLVACLQSAWWVADWRAQALEAPAAQLPVYVTGRYARLLERFGRQIGTPVLWLTGWSLLVLVSIIEFWNLALPAAAVGQSASIGAGLGLALAFGLLVFERRLAQETTAQWPEASQLAQLSRVAIMCLVVSAICLLFASAESVWPLRLAVLVGVLPALVALEFLLRAALSLFSPRQPHLEPRLMAQSFIAGLLRWPPQPLLALQHELHNRFGIDLRQIWAFTYMRRAFLPVVLVVLAVGWALTGVHEVPLQGRGIYERFGKPVQVFGPGLHAGLPWPLGRVIKVENGVVHELATSVSEATAPQLAPAEGPPPAIANRLWDASHVNDKSQVIASSSGDKQSFQIVNMDVRFVYRIGLTDQAALAATYNSADVPTLIRSTASRILVHDFASRTLDELLGEQRTRLADEIGRAVQADLQTLDSGVEILATVVEAIHPPAGAANAYHGVQAAQIGAQALISRERGAASEQTNQALLQASTARDHATATAHEVNAGAQAANLRFTAEQKAYASAGQAFVLEQYLGQLSQGLAHAKLLILDHRLGADGAPTIDLRSFTLPADPSVPRKAVQ, encoded by the coding sequence ATGCAAGTGGATCTAGCAGCTGAAGGCGCTTCGGTGGAAGGCCTTCCGCGTTTTCAGCAGGGCATGTTCCATGCCCGTCGGTTGCGCCAGGCCGGTATCAGCCTGACGGTCCTGGCCGTGGGCGGTTGGGTGTTGGCGCTGTTTGTCGCGCTGTTTGCGCCGTTGTCGATCTGGCCGGTGGTGTTGATCAACTGTGCGTCAGCGTTGCTGGTGCTGGTGGCCTGTTTGCAGTCGGCATGGTGGGTGGCGGATTGGCGTGCCCAGGCGTTGGAAGCGCCGGCGGCTCAATTGCCGGTTTATGTAACGGGCCGGTACGCACGCCTGCTGGAGCGTTTTGGCCGGCAGATCGGTACGCCGGTGTTGTGGCTCACAGGGTGGTCGCTGCTGGTGCTGGTCAGCATCATCGAATTCTGGAACCTGGCGCTGCCGGCCGCGGCTGTGGGCCAGTCCGCCAGCATCGGCGCCGGGCTGGGGTTGGCCCTGGCGTTTGGCTTGTTGGTGTTCGAGCGGCGGCTGGCCCAGGAAACCACTGCGCAGTGGCCGGAAGCGTCGCAGTTGGCGCAGTTGAGCCGGGTAGCGATTATGTGCCTGGTCGTCAGCGCGATTTGCCTGCTGTTTGCCAGCGCCGAGTCGGTGTGGCCGTTGCGCCTGGCGGTGCTGGTTGGCGTGCTGCCGGCACTGGTGGCGCTGGAGTTTCTGCTCAGGGCCGCGCTGTCGCTGTTCAGCCCGCGCCAACCGCACCTCGAACCGCGCCTGATGGCGCAAAGCTTTATCGCCGGCCTACTGCGCTGGCCGCCACAACCTTTGCTGGCGTTGCAGCACGAACTGCACAACCGTTTCGGTATCGACTTGCGCCAGATCTGGGCCTTTACCTACATGCGCCGCGCATTCTTGCCGGTGGTGCTGGTGGTGCTGGCGGTCGGCTGGGCGCTGACCGGCGTGCATGAAGTGCCCCTGCAAGGCCGTGGGATTTATGAGCGCTTCGGCAAACCGGTGCAGGTGTTCGGCCCTGGCCTGCATGCCGGGCTGCCGTGGCCGTTGGGCCGTGTGATCAAGGTGGAAAACGGCGTGGTGCACGAACTGGCCACCAGCGTCAGCGAAGCCACCGCGCCGCAGTTGGCCCCGGCCGAAGGCCCGCCGCCGGCCATCGCCAACCGCCTGTGGGATGCCAGCCATGTGAATGACAAGTCCCAGGTCATCGCCAGCAGCAGCGGCGACAAGCAGAGCTTTCAGATCGTCAACATGGATGTGCGCTTCGTCTACCGCATCGGCCTGACCGATCAGGCCGCGCTGGCCGCCACCTATAACAGCGCGGATGTGCCGACCCTGATCCGCAGCACCGCCAGTCGCATCCTGGTGCACGACTTTGCCTCGCGCACCCTGGACGAATTGCTCGGCGAACAACGCACCCGCCTGGCCGATGAAATCGGTCGCGCCGTGCAAGCCGACCTGCAAACACTCGACAGCGGCGTGGAAATCCTCGCCACGGTGGTGGAAGCCATCCACCCACCGGCCGGCGCCGCTAATGCCTATCACGGCGTGCAGGCCGCGCAGATCGGCGCCCAGGCGCTGATCTCCCGTGAACGTGGCGCGGCCAGCGAGCAGACCAACCAAGCCCTGCTGCAAGCCAGCACCGCCCGCGATCACGCCACGGCCACGGCCCATGAAGTGAATGCCGGCGCCCAGGCGGCGAACCTGCGGTTCACTGCCGAACAAAAGGCCTACGCCAGTGCTGGCCAGGCTTTCGTGCTGGAGCAGTACCTGGGCCAACTCAGCCAGGGCCTGGCCCACGCCAAGCTGTTGATTCTGGATCATCGCCTGGGCGCCGATGGCGCACCGACGATCGATCTGCGTTCTTTTACCTTGCCGGCCGATCCCTCGGTGCCGCGTAAAGCCGTTCAATAA
- a CDS encoding protease modulator HflC, which translates to MSAHSHDHGHHHHHGHHHHGDEHAAGPFPWRRMAWAVLLVLFAVAAASLVQVRSGEATVITRFGNPSRVLLEPGLGWRWPAPFEAAIPVDLRLRTTSSGLQDVGTRDGLRIIVQAYVAWQVQGDADNVQRFMRAVQNQPDEAARQIRTFVGSALETTAASFDLSSLINTDASQVRIADFEAQLRQQIDQQLLTTYGVRVAQVGIERLTLPSVTLTATVDRMRAERETIATERTAVGKREAAQIRSAAERDARIVQADATVKAADIEAQSRVEAAQIYGRAYAANPQLYNLLRSLDTLGTVVTPGTKIILRTDAAPFRALVDGPKDAQP; encoded by the coding sequence TTGAGCGCTCATTCTCACGATCACGGTCATCACCATCATCACGGCCACCACCATCACGGTGACGAGCACGCTGCTGGCCCCTTCCCTTGGCGGCGCATGGCTTGGGCCGTGTTGCTGGTGCTGTTTGCGGTCGCGGCGGCCAGCCTGGTGCAGGTGCGTTCCGGCGAAGCCACGGTGATCACCCGCTTTGGCAACCCGTCGCGGGTGTTGCTGGAACCGGGCCTGGGCTGGCGCTGGCCGGCGCCGTTCGAAGCGGCGATCCCGGTGGACCTGCGCTTGCGCACCACCTCCAGCGGCTTGCAGGACGTGGGCACGCGCGACGGCCTGCGCATCATCGTGCAGGCCTATGTGGCGTGGCAGGTGCAGGGCGACGCCGACAATGTGCAGCGCTTTATGCGCGCGGTGCAGAACCAGCCCGATGAAGCGGCGCGGCAGATTCGCACCTTCGTTGGCTCGGCGCTGGAAACCACGGCGGCCAGTTTTGACCTGTCCAGCCTGATCAACACCGACGCCAGCCAGGTACGCATCGCCGATTTCGAGGCGCAGTTGCGCCAGCAGATTGATCAACAATTGCTCACCACCTATGGCGTACGCGTGGCCCAGGTCGGTATCGAGCGCCTCACGTTGCCGTCGGTGACGCTGACTGCCACCGTCGACCGCATGCGTGCCGAGCGCGAAACCATCGCCACCGAACGCACCGCCGTGGGCAAGCGCGAAGCGGCGCAGATCCGTTCTGCCGCCGAGCGCGACGCGCGCATCGTGCAGGCCGACGCCACGGTGAAAGCCGCCGATATCGAAGCGCAATCGCGGGTTGAGGCCGCGCAGATTTACGGGCGGGCCTACGCCGCTAATCCGCAGCTGTATAACCTGCTGCGCTCGCTGGACACCTTGGGCACGGTGGTGACGCCTGGCACCAAGATCATCCTGCGCACCGACGCCGCGCCGTTCCGTGCGCTGGTGGACGGGCCGAAGGACGCCCAGCCATGA